One stretch of Chitinivorax tropicus DNA includes these proteins:
- a CDS encoding autotransporter domain-containing protein — protein sequence MKKFVKPLIALAVASSFSGAAQADSYSQMYVFGDSLSDTGAFAGGAGVAPGARFTVNPGLVYVDRVAEHYGKSMIANNRDNPNTPRTGNNYAQGGARSIESDRNGLFGNIHDLPTQVTNALDDFKARNVNGVDPNALYIMYTGGNDVPVALAKAASNPADAAAEIQASATSLLTQVARLRQAGAKTIVVPNLPNFANVPGVAFGAIDGILANSAVATGITNAVTAQVDAGIAAGSIPAANRSAAISAGISTATNAIRTAAVNAMFAQYRASDDPTTARNNAAAAAQAAFTAAGVPLPDGTVATALARAAAGGKQLSEGFNLAVSAGMITQGINVIPADIFHLVDEVVADSKLYGIDNVTGAACPNTLVNSIQCSANTPGVDSSKTYLFADDRHPTPQMHALIADYLISILDAGNAIAPLVDLQLAGGRAHEAVIDNHLRSLAGTRQSTGGYRVFVDAGSTRMDRSARDTQPRFDGKDKLSATVGFDVLATDNVNIGFAVSRNEQAGQLSGSGRVQSRETTLSVFGQADLDNWYVNWLGSIGNTNFDKIERAIKLGAATRIENGNAKADRTQLKLGLGYRMPMGPIKLIPKAGLAYQNIDIAAYQEGSGRSTAMTFSSQKVKSVVGSLGLAVEGNFAAGFGQIRPYLDLAGKHEFKGGDRKLTVGLVNMPGGFDVQIARQDDSYGTVGAGVNVDIGRATTVGLNYQQVIGMRDSKERSAGLSLLTRF from the coding sequence ATGAAAAAGTTTGTCAAACCGCTCATAGCACTCGCGGTGGCCAGCAGCTTCAGCGGTGCGGCACAGGCCGACAGCTACAGCCAAATGTATGTATTCGGCGACAGCCTGTCGGATACCGGCGCCTTTGCCGGGGGGGCGGGTGTCGCCCCCGGTGCGCGATTCACCGTCAATCCAGGGCTGGTCTATGTTGATCGGGTGGCTGAACATTATGGCAAATCGATGATTGCCAACAATCGGGACAATCCGAACACCCCCCGCACAGGCAACAACTACGCTCAAGGCGGTGCGCGATCCATTGAATCCGATCGTAATGGGCTATTCGGCAACATCCATGATCTGCCGACCCAGGTGACCAATGCATTGGATGACTTCAAGGCACGCAATGTCAACGGCGTCGATCCCAATGCACTATATATTATGTACACCGGTGGCAACGATGTCCCGGTCGCATTGGCCAAGGCGGCGAGCAATCCTGCTGATGCCGCTGCAGAAATCCAGGCATCAGCGACAAGCCTGCTCACCCAGGTCGCCCGTCTACGTCAGGCTGGCGCCAAAACCATTGTCGTGCCTAATCTACCCAACTTTGCGAACGTACCCGGTGTCGCGTTCGGTGCCATCGATGGCATTCTGGCCAACAGCGCAGTGGCCACGGGCATCACCAATGCGGTCACCGCACAGGTCGATGCAGGCATCGCCGCTGGCAGCATTCCAGCCGCCAACCGTAGCGCCGCCATTAGTGCCGGCATCAGCACCGCTACCAACGCCATTCGCACGGCAGCGGTCAATGCCATGTTTGCGCAATATCGCGCCAGTGATGACCCCACCACCGCACGCAACAATGCTGCCGCCGCAGCCCAGGCTGCCTTCACTGCCGCTGGCGTACCTCTGCCCGATGGCACCGTGGCCACCGCCCTTGCCCGGGCGGCGGCTGGTGGCAAACAATTGAGTGAGGGCTTCAACCTGGCGGTCAGTGCGGGCATGATCACACAAGGCATCAATGTCATCCCGGCGGATATCTTCCATCTGGTTGATGAAGTGGTGGCCGATTCCAAACTCTATGGCATCGACAATGTGACCGGCGCCGCCTGCCCGAACACGCTGGTGAACTCCATTCAATGCTCTGCCAATACACCAGGCGTAGACAGCAGCAAAACCTACCTGTTTGCCGATGACCGCCACCCGACACCACAAATGCACGCGCTGATTGCAGATTACCTGATCTCGATTCTGGACGCAGGCAATGCCATCGCCCCTTTGGTCGATCTGCAACTGGCAGGAGGCCGAGCGCATGAAGCAGTCATCGACAACCACTTGCGGTCACTCGCTGGCACGCGCCAGAGCACCGGTGGTTATCGGGTGTTCGTCGATGCAGGCAGCACCCGCATGGATCGCTCAGCGCGTGACACCCAACCGCGCTTCGACGGCAAGGACAAGCTCAGCGCCACAGTTGGGTTTGATGTGCTCGCCACCGACAACGTCAACATCGGCTTTGCTGTCTCGCGCAATGAGCAGGCAGGCCAGCTGAGCGGCAGTGGCCGGGTGCAAAGCCGCGAGACGACATTGAGCGTGTTCGGGCAAGCGGATCTGGACAACTGGTATGTCAATTGGCTGGGCAGCATCGGCAATACCAATTTCGACAAGATCGAACGCGCCATCAAGCTGGGCGCGGCCACCCGCATCGAAAATGGCAATGCCAAGGCGGATCGCACCCAACTGAAGCTGGGCCTGGGTTACAGAATGCCGATGGGGCCGATCAAGCTCATCCCCAAAGCAGGGCTGGCCTATCAGAACATCGACATTGCCGCCTATCAGGAAGGTAGCGGACGCTCAACAGCCATGACATTCAGCAGCCAAAAGGTCAAATCGGTCGTCGGCAGCCTGGGCTTGGCCGTCGAAGGCAATTTCGCGGCTGGCTTCGGCCAGATCCGTCCCTATCTGGATCTGGCCGGCAAGCATGAATTCAAGGGCGGTGATCGCAAGCTGACGGTCGGCCTGGTCAACATGCCGGGTGGATTCGATGTCCAGATTGCCCGCCAGGATGACAGCTACGGCACGGTTGGCGCGGGCGTCAATGTCGATATCGGCAGGGCCACCACGGTCGGGCTGAATTACCAACAGGTGATCGGCATGCGTGACAGCAAGGAACGCAGCGCCGGCCTCAGCCTGCTGACCCGTTTCTGA